A single genomic interval of Halorubrum aethiopicum harbors:
- a CDS encoding AAA domain-containing protein, whose protein sequence is MNVRGPIVSVGETRTVSTSYGERDLRELRVRPERGAAEPVDVTLWGDWAETGEHAEPGMELLVTDAEADEYGGESGYATTGDSWVVLEPDFLVDVTGIRSWVQCPRMYYLNKLSGIPLNYPVVKGTIVHEVFGDLLRGMDLGESVEERVAEAGLELGLLGYETAEVEDEVRRNAAAIEGWLAQGTLTDEDTWRSEFTLLSPTFGLKGRADALRRGTPVELKTGKNTNREPRFQDKIQAACYALMLEERGVDPDIGTLLYTKNTALERNEESGDLAPAKEFTVGDGLLKFVVRERNALAAMEWRALNDPGERPTVPTGYEADATCSYCFERDACMVVSGRLDQESKAGQIGTAVPEEERDYFDRFYTAIEEERRETHAEYRKLWEQTPEERAADDRALIDLDPVSRTEIDDNRWELRARKPDDAVSKLREGDVALASDGDPVTGHAELGRIRALGEEVVVETDEPVDLRRLDVYPSEISVDRMLTALHDAVLKGSERRKDVIFGRREPAFSRGSAAAADPPTYIDNNAAQNEAVSLAVDAEDCALIHGPPGTGKTYTIARTIRALVAEGNRVLLAAFTNRAVDNALEALREQGFDDVLRVGTETGVRADMRDVRLVERGDPNEKAAELRDAPVVAATTAACGSRVMRECEFDVALVDEASQLTEPSTHAAITLADRFVLVGDHEQLPPVVRAENDLKTSLFQRLIETYPDASVMLDRQYRMSQRIQAFASAEFYDGALRPATPEVAGQRLADLGVDPAALAPELTGGVGFVDPDGERDGNRNVREAERVAGIVDAYLAAGVDPDDVGVIAPFRAQVAEIGRRTDVTVDTVDRFQGSSKEVVVVSFVATGDLDGPIFEDHRRVNVALTRAKKQLTLVGDATALGSDPFYGRMLEWARR, encoded by the coding sequence ACGGTGTCGACGTCGTACGGCGAGCGCGACCTCCGCGAGCTACGGGTCCGCCCGGAGCGCGGCGCGGCCGAGCCGGTCGACGTGACGCTGTGGGGCGACTGGGCCGAGACCGGCGAGCACGCGGAGCCCGGCATGGAACTGCTCGTCACCGACGCGGAGGCGGACGAGTACGGCGGGGAGTCGGGCTACGCGACGACCGGCGACTCGTGGGTCGTGCTCGAACCGGATTTCCTCGTGGACGTGACCGGGATCCGGTCGTGGGTCCAGTGCCCGCGGATGTACTACCTCAACAAGCTCTCCGGGATCCCGCTCAACTACCCGGTCGTCAAGGGGACCATCGTCCACGAGGTGTTCGGCGACCTGCTCCGGGGGATGGACCTCGGGGAGTCGGTCGAGGAGCGCGTCGCGGAGGCGGGCCTCGAACTCGGTTTGCTCGGGTACGAGACGGCCGAGGTGGAGGACGAGGTGCGGCGAAACGCGGCCGCGATCGAGGGGTGGCTCGCGCAGGGCACCCTCACCGACGAGGACACCTGGCGCTCGGAGTTCACGCTCCTCTCGCCGACGTTCGGGCTGAAGGGGCGCGCCGACGCGCTGCGGCGCGGGACCCCCGTGGAGCTCAAAACGGGCAAGAACACGAACCGCGAGCCGCGCTTTCAGGACAAGATCCAGGCGGCCTGCTACGCGCTCATGCTCGAGGAGCGCGGCGTCGACCCGGACATCGGGACGCTGCTGTACACCAAGAACACCGCGCTCGAGCGGAACGAGGAGTCGGGCGACCTCGCGCCCGCCAAGGAGTTCACCGTCGGCGACGGCCTGTTGAAGTTCGTCGTGCGCGAGCGCAACGCGCTCGCGGCGATGGAGTGGCGCGCGCTGAACGACCCCGGCGAGCGCCCGACCGTCCCCACGGGATACGAGGCGGACGCGACCTGTAGCTACTGTTTCGAACGGGACGCCTGCATGGTCGTCTCCGGCCGCCTCGACCAGGAGTCGAAGGCCGGGCAGATCGGCACGGCCGTCCCCGAGGAGGAGCGCGACTACTTCGACCGCTTCTACACCGCGATCGAGGAGGAGCGCCGCGAGACCCACGCCGAGTACCGGAAGCTCTGGGAGCAGACCCCGGAGGAACGCGCGGCCGACGACCGGGCGCTGATCGACCTCGACCCCGTCTCGCGGACCGAGATCGACGACAACCGCTGGGAGCTCCGCGCCCGCAAGCCGGACGACGCGGTCTCGAAGCTCCGCGAGGGCGACGTGGCGCTCGCGAGCGACGGCGACCCCGTGACCGGCCACGCCGAGCTCGGTCGGATCCGGGCGCTGGGCGAGGAGGTCGTCGTCGAGACGGACGAGCCGGTCGACCTCCGGCGGCTCGACGTCTATCCCTCGGAGATCTCCGTCGACCGGATGCTCACCGCCCTCCACGACGCCGTGTTGAAGGGCAGCGAGCGACGGAAGGACGTGATCTTCGGTCGACGGGAGCCGGCGTTCTCGAGGGGGTCCGCCGCCGCCGCCGATCCCCCGACGTACATCGACAACAACGCGGCCCAGAACGAGGCCGTCTCGCTCGCCGTCGACGCCGAGGACTGCGCGCTGATCCACGGCCCGCCGGGGACCGGGAAGACGTACACCATCGCGCGGACGATCCGGGCGCTCGTCGCGGAGGGGAACCGCGTGCTGCTCGCGGCGTTCACGAACCGCGCCGTCGACAACGCCCTGGAGGCGCTGCGCGAGCAGGGGTTCGACGACGTCCTGCGGGTCGGCACCGAGACCGGCGTCCGCGCCGACATGCGGGACGTGCGGCTGGTCGAGCGCGGCGACCCGAACGAGAAGGCCGCGGAGCTGCGGGACGCGCCGGTCGTCGCGGCCACGACCGCCGCCTGCGGCTCCCGCGTCATGCGCGAGTGCGAGTTCGACGTGGCGCTCGTCGACGAGGCCTCCCAGCTCACGGAGCCGAGCACTCACGCCGCGATCACGCTCGCGGACCGGTTCGTGCTCGTCGGCGACCACGAACAGCTTCCCCCCGTGGTCCGGGCGGAGAACGACCTGAAGACCTCGCTGTTCCAGCGGCTCATCGAGACGTACCCCGACGCGAGCGTGATGCTCGACCGCCAGTACCGGATGAGCCAGCGGATCCAGGCGTTCGCCTCCGCCGAGTTCTACGACGGCGCGCTCCGGCCCGCCACGCCCGAGGTGGCCGGCCAGCGGCTGGCGGACTTGGGTGTCGACCCCGCCGCGCTCGCGCCCGAGTTGACCGGCGGCGTCGGCTTCGTCGACCCCGACGGCGAGCGCGACGGCAACCGCAACGTCCGGGAGGCCGAGCGGGTCGCGGGGATCGTCGACGCCTACCTCGCGGCCGGCGTCGACCCCGACGACGTCGGCGTCATCGCGCCGTTCCGCGCGCAGGTCGCGGAGATCGGCCGCCGGACCGACGTGACCGTCGACACCGTCGACCGGTTCCAGGGCTCCTCGAAGGAGGTGGTCGTGGTCTCGTTCGTCGCGACCGGCGACCTCGACGGGCCGATCTTCGAGGACCACCGCCGGGTGAACGTCGCGCTCACCCGCGCGAAGAAGCAGTTGACGCTCGTCGGCGACGCGACGGCGCTCGGCTCCGACCCCTTCTACGGCCGGATGCTGGAGTGGGCGCGGCGGTAG